One genomic region from Colletotrichum lupini chromosome 7, complete sequence encodes:
- a CDS encoding BolA-like protein, with product MLRRYALGFSGAARPHGTMASTNPVEDAIRSKVTAAFSPTTLEIYNDSHLHSHHKAMAGSTSKETHFRLVITSESFKSKMQSARHRMVYALLREEMAREGGIHALQLKTLTPEEEERQKAKKAAEAQASEDST from the exons ATGTTGCGAAGATACGCCCTCGGCTTCTCGGGCGCTGCCAGACCCCACGGAACCATGGCTTCCACCAACCCCGTTGAGGACGCTATTCGGTCCAAG GTGACCGCCGCCTTCTCCCCCACCACCCTCGAAATCTACAACGACTCCCACCTCCATAGCCACCACAAGGCCATGGCTGGTAGCACCTCCAAGGAAACACACTTCAG ACTTGTTATTACCTCCGAGTCTTTCAAGTCCAAGATGCAGTCCGCCCGCCACCGCATGGTCTACGCCCTCCTGCGCGAGGAGATGGCTCGCGAGGGTGGCATCCACGCCCTTCAGCTCAAGACCCTCACCCccgaagaggaagagagacAAAAGGCCAAGAAGGCCGCCGAGGCCCAAGCTTCCGAGGACTCGACCTGA
- a CDS encoding phosphatidylinositol-4-phosphate 5-Kinase has translation MDCSKGVSKSAIPEVSTYGSPPRICQLRSASSTQPQLRCVAASSHPRLTIVPTCLRIVRPLKPISAVSKTACFCSTADNLTRGPTTTSHTQSFFARTYTYTQSLTFATSILLVTCALLRHCILPAFFPRLQRYTPRSDLQVDIDKETPTDGSEPLASTNHEHPANKLHPAITTTSSVLHSSHSCPRKMASNNTSKPNSPAVLSTPPGFRSRHDSINSISTASQADKDQLAHTLNRIHTSASQSDSLTTFNDFAPPPSSLPATETKVLAGELVQNGLSGLYSRLKEAVGAGGARQQDVDDGDSFDAASKRSTSTTATTPKIPIASLTRVETAATSSSFISGTTHDGPMTGTSSSGMNTVMSDSQSHPPQSSKATSISAMTASKSSAASRQSLPSVAKASAVTAINPEVAPATATRSVARMEDGPVRTSGRRSISKHPDPRLFGIGHDHKFDVLEPKPSAILPERTHGIIPRPRREDTAVDGPSDKPLSPIKTSAPQLPKLQTADPRSPTLSTSSMMLVPKRPAVIDRISRSRSPGYAPSRSSSMEHVTAEPSPISTTAHDSVYHDSFAHAAQPIHGRTGALRIPGTTTNEGAPEQVNARLDRMRRQVLSKEFWMADETCKECFICGQPFSAFRRKHHCRTCGCIFDSKCTSIIPASKFGMTGTLRVCKTCLKVINQRLYEGSGSDDSGDDSFLPALFRQTKATPKATQAEAEVEEPSFADRMEDLGDARSVQTPMMAIPATRRINDSNRNSAILEIDAPQLSRPSSSRSLRSLTSANRPQSSGHRRHHSKHHNNFMSRFKPMPDDRAPFRKGITEEMAKKPKYPAFHDDNIIDPELAAYMSDESSGDEQMSIFATMSNADLQPSSYDHEKSSFGPFLSTGRRHRLGRGEKSVSGLSFTSRGIDDNAGSGSLIGHGRPARRRNLSNVSHQMRSPRPKSGIFKGPSASNENVFTIENPAIEATKLTRSDSMQADKQPQVELNPSSMLHVKRLLHQLLEDSGIPNVPAWEKALVPILLQCTDDVTPDIRVGDDMDIRHYVKLKKIPGGKPGDTSYVSGVIFTKNLALKSMPRRILNPRIVIVSFPIEYQRHQQHFMSLQPVIEQEKEFLRIVVNRIINLRPQLLLCEKSVSGVALQYLSEAGIAVAYNVKPSVIEAVSRCAETDIISSLDMLALQVQVGRSGGFEVKTYVNKNYPGKKKTYIFLSGCSEKLGCTIALRGDSTEVLSKMKKITEFMVYVVYNLKLETCLMRDEYIQLPAEPEESSSLSSSLRQNPEDGPRSLSASTELAETGPQILKTSPTESELPTQTSDDTSLVTAEGTVSSDQTEEHVAEERPPLVSLHASHVPPTSPESQVPEDVPMPTYYSDMVARYETKILSASPFVKFAQPYLLMKAREQERRLVYLKRLRDQDVVEEQIDAEKSKSQKFQLIKPEMVHAIGQKAPRQVMEILHAVHDAEYDKALYNYQVQTRQWENYIQGNLDLFDPYSHQNIVVLYSVICTETKIPCSEPGLIAIAFYDEHVDESGSMDPDCTLGQYIEDLCISKDSICTANGCDRKMTAHHRTYVHDESRVTIFVEPAAKRRNLDGITMWSYCKTCKKDSPEMGMSDSTWKYSFGKYLELLFWSRGLRLHEFSGCPHDHHRDHIRYFHYRDTWVRIHHDPIDLLEIVVPRARITWKVENDLKLKNEIFNKIEERWVRFINSVKFRIKSIRIDSVLPEKADACKTEVDRLAKKAQDDQVALTRRLQETYVNSKYYEVIPFNAIVREMLEKAGDWDASFTKFETDFLPDKDLRQLTMLQLKKIFSDNESRESLPSTDGNSTVDSGEPPSQTFSDDADEKSSTQPTDPTEPSEEGASETTKNEGDPENEPEELKEKAPIPEPEPSQEQESGPGLKDKPATEDENPESSETSKISTPAESVLERVEPLDLATPSSPKGKNPFSFAAIDEAGETSSDSGAIEPTSPTTRPPLTTTSTGISLSEKVEQLRREQQVMGNETPLANEPAEAPKANPERTLARRAPMIRTLSQPAQTLPRSQSSFAKSILPKDGAGPSENSSETSFKVEKKPFDRLALGMKSHRKAGPSSIPRLITKKKDTHVSSQVSRIAKHFEQLSREFEKERQREDRRKRLAKHQPRAGLPRSATKAIVEVYHNIDNAVQEAGPSNTEQNNEIKILEPKTAPVTPAPPGVVHTEPDTMPPTGESQPVTEAPAASEEHHVGGETDDTATVTASHGGSDDEGQSDNEESILGDLLPDVKELADSLEPSTEIPLELPKHQKTSLMKMLTNFWAERSASGWPQLDYPVNASDHIFLDSDVIVREDEPSSVIAFALSSDDYRTKLADIRRQERMAIQKDYETSNLEGKSSGMSDTGGEFMMEEGDLEKSLLRATGTHLKYQFKEGSATMLCKIFYAEQFDALRRKCGVADRIVESLSRCLKWDSKGGKTKSVFLKTLDDRLVLKGLSPIETSAFLRFAPAYFGIMAEALFHDLPSVIAKMLGFFQLIIKNPVTGVEIKLDLLLMENLFYDRGPTRLFDLKGSMRNRKIQSTGEQNEVLLDENMVEFIYESPLFAREHSKKLLRASVWNDTLFLARQNVMDYSLMIAVDEAKKELVVGIIDCIRTYTWDKKLESWIKDRGFAGGGRNRPTVTSPKEYKSRFREAMARYVLDRYLRQASPGQGSNQMQRPIEPPANHEHYLPMVTRLMNGLMIMEHYGVDESRPSQYEYPLMAHKRMMKPPTIIEQACTPVETSNSVHQKANLAQHAAVTPTKPVPCYLEFTTSFDQQLSPHLSFLLSHKTTALMSIDLNWETLTTGPDGEALALRIRDFIHTKFQAVPLPRFIKSVKVHDFEFGTIAPELELKDITDPLPEFYEENSDIEDDEEEEQAILEEQAQQQQHGPRSQLSAGERRRQREEASMPPRLSTHALRGQSGDFPSPFLGVSTPGILGGTSNLHYFQSHLGTGWSGTQTPLAAVAGAHMGNRLETSAVLSPVGSPPPNGFSSPSHSRNPSQSSISVSDFNPALAQLREKSSVSTLAPTSAGASRPPTRDTHLAGSAIQEEDEEVLPEDEDDSNNNAPRFREPRPEDLQAVFRIRYAGDVRLRLTAEILLDYPMPSFVGIPVQLSVTGLTFDGVGVMAHIRKRVQFCFLSPEDAVTAVGADDAGPSEPGKRFGGLLQEIQVESEIGLRDGGKQSLKNVGKVERFVLEQVRRIFENEFVYPSFWTFLV, from the exons ATGGACTGCTCAAAGGGCGTCTCAAAGTCAGCCATTCCCGAGGTATC TACCTACGGCAGCCCCCCCAGGATTTGCCAACTGCGCAGTGCCAGCTCAACCCAACCCCAACTTCGTTGCGTCGCTGCGTCATCCCACCCACGTTTGACGATTGTGCCGACTTG TCTACGGATAGTCCGCCCTCTAAAACCCATCAGCGCCGTCTCCAAGACTGCTTGTTTCTGCAGCACTGCAGACAACCTTACGCGGGGACCTACGACGACATCCCACACCCAATCTTTCTTCGCCCGAACATACACATACACCCAGAGCCTGACCTTCGCCACGTCGATTCTCCTCGTCACCTGTGCCCTTCTCAGACACTGTATCTTGCCCGCGTTCTTTCCGAGACTACAACGATATACACCACGCTCTGATCTCCAAGTAGACATCGACAAAGAAACCCCTACCGATGGTAGCGAACCCCTCGCTTCTACGAACCACGA ACACCCCGCGAATAAACTACATCCAGCGATC ACAACCACGAGCTCAGTCCTCCACTCGTCGCATTCGTGCCCGCGCAAGATGGCGAGCAACAACACATCGAAGCCAAACTCTCCGGCAGTTCTATCTACGCCTCCAGGCTTCAGGAGCCGCCATGATTCTATAAACTCCATATCCACCGCTTCGCAGGCCGATAAGGACCAGCTAGCCCATACTCTGAACAGAATCCATACATCGGCGAGCCAGTCTGACTCTTTGACGACATTCAACGACTTTGCTCCTCCTCCCTCATCTCTTCCGGCAACAGAAACTAAGGTTCTGGCAGGAGAGCTGGTTCAAAATGGCCTCAGTGGACTCTACAGTCGGCTTAAAGAGGCGGTAGGCGCTGGCGGGGCGAGACAGCAAGACGTCGACGATGGCGACAGCTTCGATGCTGCATCGAAAcgcagcaccagcaccacGGCCACAACCCCGAAAATACCCATCGCTTCCCTCACCCGCGTTGAAACCGCCGCTACGAGCTCTTCATTCATCTCGGGAACAACGCACGATGGTCCCATGACAGGCACTTCCTCGTCAGGAATGAACACTGTCATGTCTGACAGCCAGTCACACCCCCCTCAGTCATCGAAAGCGACATCCATTTCCGCGATGACGGCGTCTAAATCGAGTGCTGCCAGCCGGCAAAGCTTGCCCAGCGTGGCCAAAGCCTCAGCAGTCACGGCCATAAATCCTGAGGTCGCACCAGCTACAGCAACAAGAAGCGTAGCTCGCATGGAGGATGGCCCAGTTCGAACGTCTGGGAGGCGGAGTATCAGCAAACACCCTGATCCGCGGCTGTTCGGAATCGGGCATGATCACAAATTCGATGTCCTAGAGCCTAAACCCAGCGCAATCCTCCCCGAGCGAACCCATGGAATTATTCCCCGGCCCAGACGCGAAGACACAGCTGTCGACGGTCCTTCGGATAAGCCCCTGAGCCCAATCAAGACCAGCGCACCACAGCTCCCAAAGTTGCAGACCGCGGATCCCCGGTCTCCTACATTATCGACGTCGTCGATGATGCTAGTTCCGAAACGACCAGCAGTCATTGATCGCATCAGTCGGTCTCGGTCACCTGGCTATGCCCCCTCAAGATCTTCATCGATGGAACATGTCACCGCAGAACCAAGCCCCATCAGTACGACTGCCCACGACTCTGTATACCATGACTCCTTCGCCCACGCTGCTCAGCCCATACATGGAAGAACGGGGGCTTTGCGCATCCCTGGCACAACGACCAACGAAGGTGCCCCTGAACAAGTCAATGCCAGGCTTGATAGGATGCGGCGTCAGGTTCTGAGCAAAGAATTTTGGATGGCCGATGAAACTTGCAAAGAATGTTTCATATGCGGCCAGCCGTTCTCAGCTTTTAGAAGAAAGCACCATTGTCGAACCTGCGGGTGCATCTTTGATTCAAAATGCACTTCCATCATCCCAGCCTCAAAATTTGGAATGACAGGGACCCTCAGAGTTTGCAAAACTTGCCTAAAAGTCATCAACCAGCGACTGTATGAAGGGAGCGGCTCTGACGACTCTGGGGACGACTCATTCTTGCCAGCTCTTTTTCGTCAAACCAAGGCAACTCCCAAGGCGACGCAAGCAGAGGCTGAGGTTGAAGAACCGAGTTTCGCTGATCGAATGGAGGACCTGGGTGACGCGAGATCTGTCCAGACACCTATGATGGCAATTCCTGCGACCAGAAGGATCAATGACTCTAACCGAAACTCTGCCATTCTAGAAATAGATGCGCCGCAGCTCAGTCGCCCGAGCTCCTCACGTTCTCTGAGGTCTTTAACATCCGCGAATCGGCCGCAATCGTCAGGTCACAGACGACACCATTCGAAGCATCACAACAACTTCATGTCAAGGTTCAAGCCAATGCCAGACGATAGAGCCCCGTTCCGCAAGGGAATCACTGAAGAGATGGCCAAGAAGCCGAAATATCCGGCTTTCCACGACGACAATATCATCGACCCGGAACTGGCTGCCTACATGTCAGACGAGTCCAGCGGTGACGAACAGATGAGCATATTTGCCACCATGTCAAATGCTGATCTGCAACCATCAAGCTACGACCATGAGAAGTCAAGCTTCGGACCGTTTTTGAGCACGGGAAGGAGACACCGACTTGGACGAGGGGAGAAGAGTGTTAGCGGGTTGAGCTTCACAAGTCGCGGAATAGATGATAATGCCGGCTCGGGAAGTCTTATCGGTCATGGCCGCCCCGCGAGAAGACGCAATCTCAGTAATGTGAGCCATCAGATGAGGTCCCCGCGCCCCAAATCTGGCATCTTCAAGGGTCCGTCCGCGTCCAACGAGAACGTCTTCACCATTGAGAATCCTGCTATCGAAGCCACGAAATTGACTAGAAGCGATTCGATGCAAGCGGACAAGCAGCCACAGGTGGAGCTCAATCCATCTAGTATGTTGCATGTCAAGAGACTCCTGCATCAGTTGCTCGAAGACTCCGGCATACCCAATGTGCCAGCATGGGAAAAGGCTCTAGTTCCCATCTTGCTCCAGTGCACCGACGACGTTACACCCGACATTAGAGTGGGAGATGACATGGACATACGACATTACGTCAAGCTAAAGAAAATACCAGGTGGAAAACCCGGGGACACTAGCTACGTCTCAGGCGTCATATTCACAAAGAACCTTGCTCTCAAGAGCATGCCACGCCGCATCCTCAATCCCCGTATCGTCATCGTCTCTTTCCCGATAGAGTACCAGCGGCACCAGCAACACTTTATGAGTCTTCAACCTGTCATCGAGCAGGAGAAGGAGTTTTTACGAATTGTCGTCAATCGCATCATCAACTTGCGCCCACAATTACTTCTCTGTGAAAAATCTGTGTCTGGTGTTGCATTGCAGTACCTCTCCGAGGCAGGCATAGCTGTCGCCTACAATGTCAAGCCATCGGTCATCGAAGCCGTGTCGAGATGCGCAGAAACAGACATCATCTCCTCTCTCGACATGCTGGCCTTGCAAGTTCAGGTCGGAAGATCTGGCGGCTTCGAAGTCAAGACATACGTCAACAAGAACTATCCCGGAAAGAAAAAGACTTATATCTTCCTTTCTGGGTGCTCTGAGAAGCTTGGCTGTACGATCGCTCTCCGCGGCGACTCAACTGAGGTTTTGTCAAAGATGAAGAAGATCACAGAGTTCATGGTCTATGTCGTGTACAACTTGAAGCTGGAGACGTGCTTGATGAGAGACGAGTACATTCAGCTGCCTGCAGAGCCTGAGGAATCGTCTTCTCTGTCATCTTCTCTCCGCCAAAATCCCGAGGATGGTCCTAGATCTCTCAGCGCGTCAACTGAACTCGCAGAAACGGGACCGCAAATATTGAAGACCTCGCCCACGGAGTCTGAACTCCCTACACAAACCAGTGATGACACGTCTTTGGTCACTGCAGAGGGTACAGTATCGTCAGATCAGACTGAAGAGCATGTTGCAGAAGAACGCCCTCCACTCGTATCTCTCCATGCCTCTCACGTTCCGCCTACGTCTCCTGAGTCCCAAGTGCCAGAAGATGTGCCGATGCCAACATACTATAGCGATATGGTTGCGAGATACGAGACCAAGATCCTCTCAGCTTCTCCGTTCGTCAAGTTTGCTCAGCCTTACTTGCTCATGAAGGCGCGAGAGCAAGAACGGAGATTGGTTTACTTGAAACGGCTGAGGGATCAAGATGTTGTTGAGGAACAGATTGACGCCGAGAAGTCAAAGTCACAAAAGTTCCAGCTCATTAAGCCTGAAATGGTCCACGCTATCGGGCAGAAGGCGCCTCGCCAAGTTATGGAGATTTTGCACGCCGTGCATGATGCCGAATATGACAAGGCGCTTTACAACTACCAGGTCCAGACCCGGCAATGGGAAAACTACATCCAGGGCAATCTCGACCTTTTCGATCCCTATTCTCACCAGAATATTGTCGTTTTGTACTCAGTCATCTGTACAGAGACCAAAATTCCGTGCTCAGAGCCCGGGCTGATTGCAATTGCGTTTTACGATGAGCATGTCGACGAGAGCGGAAGCATGGATCCGGATTGCACTCTCGGTCAGTACATTGAAGACCTGTGCATCAGTAAGGACTCGATATGCACAGCCAATGGCTGTGACCGGAAGATGACGGCGCATCATCGCACTTACGTCCATGATGAGTCACGAGTCACTATTTTCGTTGAGCCGGCGGCCAAAAGACGCAACTTGGACGGTATCACTATGTGGAGCTACTGCAAAACATGCAAGAAGGATTCTCCTGAGATGGGAATGTCTGATAGCACATGGAAATATTCTTTTGGCAAGTACCTTGAGCTTCTCTTTTGGAGCAGGGGCCTGCGGCTTCACGAATTTTCTGGGTGCCCGCACGACCATCACCGCGACCATATCCGGTACTTCCATTACCGTGACACCTGGGTAAGGATCCATCACGATCCCATCGATCTTCTCGAAATTGTCGTCCCCCGAGCTCGGATTACGTGGAAGGTCGAAAATGACCTCAAGCTCAAGAATGAGATCTTCAACAAGATTGAGGAACGATGGGTCCGCTTCATCAACTCTGTCAAGTTCAGGATCAAAAGCATCCGCATCGACAGCGTTTTGCCTGAAAAAGCCGATGCGTGTAAGACCGAAGTCGACCGACTTGCCAAAAAAGCCCAGGATGACCAAGTCGCGTTGACCCGCAGACTTCAGGAAACTTACGTCAATTCCAAGTATTACGAAGTCATTCCGTTCAATGCCATTGTCAGAGAGATGCTGGAAAAGGCTGGCGATTGGGATGCTTCTTTCACTAAATTCGAGACCGATTTTCTGCCGGACAAAGATTTGCGCCAGTTGACGATGCTTCAGCTCAAGAAGATCTTCTCGGACAACGAATCGAGAGAGTCTCTTCCCTCCACCGACGGTAACTCCACCGTGGACTCCGGGGAACCTCCATCTCAAACTTTCTCAGATGATGCTGATGAGAAGTCTTCGACTCAACCAACCGACCCAACTGAACCTAGCGAGGAAGGTGCCTCGGAGACGACCAAGAACGAAGGCGATCCAGAGAATGAGCCTGAAGAGCTCAAAGAAAAGGCGCCAATTCCAGAACCGGAGCCATCCCAAGAGCAAGAATCTGGACCCGGTTTGAAGGACAAGCCTGCTACCGAAGACGAGAATCCTGAGTCCTCAGAGACGAGCAAAATTAGTACACCGGCTGAATCCGTACTGGAAAGAGTCGAGCCTCTGGATCTGGCTACTCCAAGCTCGCCAAAAGGGAAGAATCCTTTCTCTTTTGCTGCCATTGATGAAGCTGGAGAGACCTCGAGTGATTCGGGTGCTATCGAGCCAACTTCACCAACTACCAGACCTCCACTCACTACGACCTCCACAGGGATTTCTCTTTCAGAAAAAGTCGAGCAGCTTCGACGTGAGCAACAGGTCATGGGTAACGAAACGCCCTTGGCCAACGAGCCCGCTGAGGCACCGAAAGCAAATCCGGAGCGTACTTTGGCTCGCAGGGCTCCGATGATTAGAACTCTATCTCAGCCCGCCCAAACGTTACCAAGATCGCAGTCAAGCTTTGCCAAGTCAATCTTGCCAAAGGATGGCGCAGGGCCCAGCGAAAATTCCAGCGAGACATCCTTCAAAGTGGAAAAGAAACCGTTTGATCGGCTGGCGTTGGGGATGAAGAGCCATAGAAAGGCCGGCCCCTCCTCAATCCCTCGGCTAATCACGAAGAAGAAGGATACGCACGTGTCGTCTCAGGTATCTAGGATTGCCAAGCACTTTGAACAACTGAGTCGCGAATTCGAGAAGGAAAGGCAAAGGGAAGATCGCAGAAAGCGCCTAGCGAAACATCAACCTCGTGCCGGTCTGCCACGCTCAGCAACTAAGGCCATTGTGGAGGTCTATCACAACATTGACAATGCCGTCCAGGAGGCCGGGCCGTCAAACACTGAACAAAACAATGAGATCAAGATTCTCGAGCCAAAGACTGCACCCGTAACCCCAGCACCTCCAGGTGTTGTGCATACGGAACCCGACACAATGCCGCCTACTGGAGAGTCACAGCCTGTAACAGAAGCTCCGGCCGCATCTGAAGAGCACCACGTTGGCGGAGAGACTGACGACACTGCGACGGTTACTGCCAGCCACGGTGGATCGGACGACGAAGGGCAAAGCGACAACGAAGAATCCATACTAGGCGACTTGCTGCCCGATGTGAAGGAGCTTGCAGACTCACTTGAGCCCAGCACCGAGATTCCGTTGGAACTACCCAAGCATCAAAAGACTAGCTTGATGAAGATGCTTACAAACTTCTGGGCCGAGCGATCTGCGAGTGGCTGGCCTCAGTTGGATTACCCGGTCAATGCCAGCGATCATATTTTCCTCGACTCGGACGTGATTGTACGAGAGGACGAGCCTTCCTCCGTTATTGCCTTTGCGCTAAGCTCTGATGACTATCGCACGAAGCTGGCTGATATCCGCCGTCAAGAGCGGATGGCCATACAAAAGGACTATGAGACATCAAATCTCGAGGGCAAGTCTTCTGGTATGTCTGACACTGGTGGTGAGTTCATGATGGAAGAGGGCGACCTAGAGAAGAGTCTGCTCAGAGCCACGGGTACCCATCTCAAGTATCAATTCAAGGAAGGTTCTGCGACAATGCTCTGCAAGATCTTCTATGCCGAGCAATTCGATGCGCTTCGCCGGAAGTGCGGTGTTGCAGATCGCATTGTCGAGTCTCTTTCCCGCTGCCTGAAGTGGGACTCGAAGGGCGGGAAAACGAAGTCGGTCTTTCTCAAGACTCTGGATGATCGACTGGTACTCAAG GGCTTGTCGCCGATTGAGACGTCGGCTTTCCTTCGATTCGCTCCAGCCTACTTCGGCATCATGGCAGAGGCTCTGTTTCATGATTTGCCTTCTGTCATTGCCAAGATGCTAGGTTTCTTCCAACTGATTATCAAAAATCCAGTCACTGGCGTTGAGATCAAGCTAGACCTTCTTTTGATGGAGAATCTCTTCTACGATCGTGGCCCGACCCGTCTTTTCGACTTGAAGGGATCAATGCGCAATCGCAAAATCCAGTCCACAGGCGAGCAGAACGAGGTGCTTCTTGACGAGAACATGGTTGAATTTATCTACGAATCTCCTTTGTTCGCGCGCGAGCATTCCAAGAAGCTCCTGAGAGCATCC GTCTGGAACGACACCCTGTTCCTCGCAAGGCAGAACGTGATGGACTACTCATTGATGATCGCCGTGGACGAAGCTAAGAAGGAGTTGGTTGTTGGTATCATTGACTGTATCCGGACGTACACATGGGACAAAAAACTCGAGAGTTGGATCAAAGATCGAGGATTTGCTGGCGGTGGCAGAAATCGCCCGACAGTGACCAGTCCGAAGGAATACAAGTCTCGTTTCCGGGAGGCGATGGCCAGGTATGTTCTTGACAGATATCTTCGACAGGCTTCTCCCG GCCAAGGTTCGAATCAGATGCAAAGGCCGATTGAACCTCCGGCCAACCATGAACATTACCTGCCAATGGTTACTCGACT GATGAATGGATTGATGATTATGGAG CATTATGGCGTCGATGAATCACGGCCTTCACAATACGAATACCCTCTAATGGCACATAAACGAATGATGAAGCCCCCCACGATAATTGAGCAGGCGTG TACACCTGTGGAAACGAGCAACTCGGTCCACCAGAAAGCCAATTTAGCGCAACATGCTGCCGTTACCCCCACCAAGCCCGTGCCTTGCTATCTGGAG TTCACTACCTCGTTTGATCAACAACTCAGTCCTCACTTATCTTTCCTCTTGTCACACAAGACCACAGCTCTAATGTCAATAGACCTCAACTGGGAGACGCTCACGACGGGCCCCGACGGAGAGGCTCTCGCCCTCCGCATCCGCGACTTCATTCACACCAAATTCCAGGCTGTGCCGTTGCCGCGCTTCATCAAGTCCGTCAAAGTACACGACTTTGAGTTCGGGACCATCGCCCCCGAACTAGAACTTAAGGACATCACCGACCCGCTACCAGAATTCTACGAGGAAAACTCCGACATTGAggatgacgaggaagaggagcagGCCATCCTCGAGGAGCAggcacagcagcagcagcatggGCCCAGGAGTCAGCTGAGCGCCGGCGAGAGGAGGAGGCAGAGGGAGGAGGCGTCGATGCCGCCGAGGCTGAGCACGCACGCGCTCCGTGGCCAGTCTGGGGACTTCCCCAGCCCGTTTCTGGGTGTATCGACGCCGGGGATTCTCGGCGGGACGTCGAACCTGCATTATTTCCAGTCGCACCTGGGCACCGGCTGGTCGGGCACGCAGACGCCCCTCGCCGCGGTGGCGGGCGCGCACATGGGCAACAGGCTGGAGACCTCAGCCGTGCTTTCGCCTGTCGGCTCGCCGCCACCGAACGGGTTTTCCTCGCCGAGCCACAGCCGGAACCCCTCGCAGAGTTCCATCTCCGTAAGCGACTTCAACCCGGCGCTGGCGCAGCTGAGAGAAAAGTCGAGTGTGTCGACGCTGGCGCCCACGTCGGCGGGTGCGTCGAGGCCGCCGACGCGGGACACACACCTCGCGGGGTCGGCGATCCaggaggaggacgaggaggtGCTGCCggaagacgaagacgacAGCAACAACAACGCGCCGCGGTTCCGGGAGCCGAGGCCCGAGGACCTGCAGGCCGTGTTCCGCATACGGTACGCCGGCGACGTGAGGCTGCGCCTGACGGCGGAGATTTTGCTCGACTACCCGATGCCGAGCTTCGTAGGGATCCCCGTGCAGCTCAGCGTCACGGGCCTCACGTTTGACGGCGTCGGCGTGATGGCGCATATCCGGAAGAGGGTGCAATTTTGCTTTCTGAGCCCCGAGGACGCGGTCACGGCCGTGGGCGCGGACGACGCGGGCCCCAGCGAGCCGGGCAAGAGGTTCGGCGGCTTGCTGCAGGAGATCCAGGTCGAGAGCGAGATTGGCCTCCGGGACGGGGGCAAGCAAAGCTTGAAGAATGTGGGCAAGGTCGAGAGGTTCGTGCTGGAGCAGGTGAGGCGGATATTCGAGAATGAGTTTGTGTATCCCAGCTTCTGGACATTCTTGGTTTAG
- a CDS encoding VPS28 protein, whose protein sequence is MRQEVKLADTRAERDLQDSLAEIFSIIVTLDELEKAFLKDAILEADYTEICERSLKQYKSILADETVAKAFVGLEEFKAEWDLEVPRATERIRVGMPSTTVTASSSAAPAPTAAGNTSGTLILEATQEFITFLDAVKLGLLSKDQLHPLLSDVIQSVNKVTDRDFDSRGKIVQWLITLNQMKATDELSEKQARELEMDIQQAYQGFKSTLT, encoded by the exons ATGAGGCAA GAGGTGAAGCTAGCCGACACACGCGCCGAGCGCGACCTGCAAGACTCGCTCGCCGAGATCTTTAGCATTATTGTCACTCTCGACGAGCTCGAGAAGGCTTTCCTGAAAGATGCGATCCTTGAGGCCGATTACACCGAGATCTGCGAGCGCTCCCTGAAGCAGTACAAGTCCATTTTAGCAGACGAGACCGTGGCAAAAGCCTTTGTGGGCTTGGAGGAATTCAAGGCAGAATGGGAT CTCGAAGTCCCTCGCGCAACAGAGCGCATCCGCGTCGGCATGCCCTCGACAACCGTGACAGCCTCATCAAGCGCTGCTCCGGCTCCCACGGCCGCCGGTAATACGAGCGGCACGCTCATTCTGGAAGCGACGCAGGAGTTCATCACCTTCCTCGACGCCGTCAAGCTGGGCCTGCTCTCCAAGGACCAGCTGCACCCCCTGCTCTCCGACGTCATCCAGTCCGTCAACAAGGTCACCGACCGCGACTTTGACAGCAGGGGCAAGATTGTGCAGTGGCTCATCACGCTGAACCAGATGAAGGCCACGGACGAGCTGAGCGAGAAGCAGGCTCGCGAGCTCGAGATGGACATTCAGCAGGCTTACCAGGGGTTCAAGAGTACTCTCACGTAA